The Vicia villosa cultivar HV-30 ecotype Madison, WI linkage group LG1, Vvil1.0, whole genome shotgun sequence genome includes a region encoding these proteins:
- the LOC131616150 gene encoding serine--tRNA ligase-like, whose translation MLDINLFLAEKGRNPELIRESQRRRFASVEVVDEVVHLHHQWRNLQREVHILGLNGYLKKISAAKLAGEDATELIAHYEANEREIALLKAESNEILNSMNSRLETIGNLIHDSVPISNDEADNVVVRTWGDKRVEPKLKNHVDLVELLEIADFKKGAEVAGGRGFYLKGDGVRLNQALINFGLEFLKKREYTLLQTPLFMRKDVMSKCAQLAQFDEELYKVTGEGDDKYLIATAEQPLCAYHIDDWIRPRQLPLRYAGYSSCFRKEAGSHGRDTLGIFRVHQFEKVEQFCITSPVDNDSWVMHEEMLKNSEEFYKALNIPYQIVSVVSGALNDAAAKKYDLEAWFPASQTYRELVSCSNCTDYQARKLDIRYGHKESIVQVKQYVHMLNSTLTATERTICCILENYQKEDGVEIPEVLRPFMGGKTFLPFKNKPNSEAKGKKSKA comes from the exons ATGTTGGACATCAACCTATTCTTAGCGGAAAAGGGTCGCAACCCCGAACTCATCCGCGAATCCCAACGCCGTCGATTCGCCAGCGTTGAAGTTGTTGATGAAGTTGTCCATCTCCACCATCAATGGAGAAATC TTCAACGCGAGGTGCATATTCTCGGACTTAACGGGTACCTTAAGAAAATCTCTGCAGCCAAGCTT GCCGGTGAAGACGCAACTGAATTGATTGCTCATTATGAAGCGAACGAGAGAGAGATAGCTCTGCTAAAGGCTGAGTCTAATGAAATTCTAAACAGCATGAATTCTAGATTGGAAACCATTGGTAACCTCATACATGATTCCGTTCCAATCAGCAATGATGAG GCTGACAATGTCGTGGTTAGAACATGGGGAGACAAAAGAGTGGAACCTAAACTCAAGAATCATGTGGATCTCGTTGAACTTCTCGAGATAGCAGATTTCAAGAAAG GAGCTGAAGTAGCTGGAGGTAGAGGTTTCTATCTCAAAGGAGATGGCGTTCGTCTTAACCAAGCTCTAATCAACTTCggacttgaatttttgaaaaaaagggaATATACCTTATTACAAACTCCTCTCTTCATGAGAAAAGATGTAATGTCCAAGTGTGCACAATTAGCCCAATTTGATGAAGAACTTTATAAG GTAACTGGTGAAGGAGATGACAAATATCTGATTGCAACAGCAGAGCAGCCACTTTGTGCATATCATATAGATGATTGGATCCGCCCTAGGCAGCTACCCCTTAG GTATGCTGGATATTCATCTTGCTTTCGTAAAGAAGCTGGATCTCACGGTCGGGATACTCTAGGAATATTCCGAGTTCACCAATTTGAGAAAGTAGAGCAGTTTTGCATTACCTCCCCAGTTGACAATGATTCATGGGTCATGCACGAGGAAATGCTTAAGAATTCTGAGGAATTTTACAAGGCG TTGAACATTCCATATCAAATTGTTTCCGTTGTATCTGGTGCTTTAAATGATGCTGCCGCGAAGAAGTATGATCTTGAAGCATGGTTTCCAGCTTCTCAAACTTACAGGGAGTTGGTATCCTGTTCAAATTGTACTGACTACCAGGCCAGAAAATTAGATATTCGATATGGACATAAGGAG AGCATTGTGCAGGTGAAGCAATACGTTCATATGTTGAACTCTACTCTCACTGCTACAGAAAGGACCATTTGCTGCATACTAGAGAACTACCAGAAGGAGGATGGGGTAGAGATACCAGAAGTCCTCAGACCATTCATGGGTGGAAAGACTTTCCTGCCCTTCAAGAACAAACCGAATAGCGAAGCCAAAGGGAAGAAATCGAAGGCTTAA